The genomic region AGTTCTTCCGCTCGCGGCCGAAGAGGCCACTGAAACCGTGGTCATTCTGGAAACCGAGCAGGGCGACATTGCCCTTCGCTTTTTCCCCGACCTGGCACCTGAGCATGTAAAGAACTTCATCCACCATGCAAAGGAAGGCAATTACACGAGCACCTATTTTCACCGTGTGATTCCGAACTTCATGATCCAGGGCGGCGACTTCAACACGAAGAACGACAACCCCAAGGACGATGGTATGGGCGGCTGGAGCTACAAGGGTGAGGGCACGAACCTCCCGGCCGAGTTCAGCGACCGTGCCCACAAGCGCGGTATCCTGTCGATGGCCCGATCGCAGAACCCGAACAGTGCCGGCAGCCAGTTCTTCCTCATGCATGCGGACGCGCCCTTCCTGGACGGCAAGTACACGGTCTTTGGAGAAACGGTTGATGGCATCGAAGTGGTCGACAAGATCGTCAACGCGAACCGCGACCAGCGCGATCGCCCCCTCAAGAACCAGTTCGTCCATGAAGTACAGGTCGAGGAGTGGAAAACCTCTGTGGTGGAGGAAGCCAAAAAGACGATGTGGGCGGAAGATCGATCCGCCGGGAAGGGTAAGTAGTTATGGCAGACACACGAGTAACCCTGAAGACGAACCGCGGCGACATTGTCCTGAAGTTCTTTCCCGATGCTGCGCCCGAGCATGTAAAGAACTTCCTGGAACACACCCGCAGCGGTTACTACACGGGCTGCACCTTCCATCGGGTGATCCCCGGATTCATGATCCAGGGCGGCGATCCGAACACCAAGCCCGGGGCAAGTGGTGCGCCCGGAACGGGAGGCTACAGCTATCGTGGCGAGGGAACGCAGCTGGAGGCCGAGTTCAACGAGCGTCTCCACAAGCGCGGTATCCTCTCGATGGCCCGCGCACAGGACCCGAACAGTGCCGGAAGCCAGTTCTTCATCATGCACGATGACGCGCCCTTTCTGGACGGGCAGTACACGGTCTTCGGTGAAGTCGTCAGTGGCCTCGAAGCCGTCGATGCGATTGTCTCCAGCGACCGCGACCCCGGCGACAAGCCGCTTGAGGACCAGCGCATCGAGGATGTGACGGTGGAGGAGTAGGGGGGAAGGACATTCATAAGAAAAACCGCGGCTACGGAGCCGCGGTTTTTTTATGGTGATCAATCTGTCTGGATCACTCTGAAGCAACAGTTGCCCTTAAGTCTTGTCTTCGAGATATTCCAGAATCTGTCCTTCACTGTACGCAAAGTAAGGAAGTAGAGAGAGTGCTGTGCAGACAAACGACCCTCTCCCCCCCCGCTTAACATGCTTCGCCCTTTTCATTCCCTCTCCTGTGATACAGAACTGACGAGAAGGACTCTCGATTGCCTCTCTTGCAAATCCACGGAAGTCATCTGCAGGGATCGGTCGATCTACGCTATTTGGCCCACTGGAGCAGCGAACCAGATGCTTCTTTTCGACTTTCACCTTGTTCACGCTCTTTCTGGAACTCAAACCAACT from Candidatus Krumholzibacteriia bacterium harbors:
- a CDS encoding peptidylprolyl isomerase, yielding MFSRLILILSLFVAVLPLAAEEATETVVILETEQGDIALRFFPDLAPEHVKNFIHHAKEGNYTSTYFHRVIPNFMIQGGDFNTKNDNPKDDGMGGWSYKGEGTNLPAEFSDRAHKRGILSMARSQNPNSAGSQFFLMHADAPFLDGKYTVFGETVDGIEVVDKIVNANRDQRDRPLKNQFVHEVQVEEWKTSVVEEAKKTMWAEDRSAGKGK
- a CDS encoding peptidylprolyl isomerase; protein product: MADTRVTLKTNRGDIVLKFFPDAAPEHVKNFLEHTRSGYYTGCTFHRVIPGFMIQGGDPNTKPGASGAPGTGGYSYRGEGTQLEAEFNERLHKRGILSMARAQDPNSAGSQFFIMHDDAPFLDGQYTVFGEVVSGLEAVDAIVSSDRDPGDKPLEDQRIEDVTVEE